GACTAGGCCGAAGGATGTCGATGACGAAGCGAGTCGCCGACGACAAAGCGTTGTCAGCTGTGCCAACAAAGCTTCGAAGGGAGCCCGTTGAGGCGGAGGAGAAggttttgtatttattatttacacgCGACTTGGCAGAAATTACAGGCTGCCCCGAAACTACGACTGCGACGAACTTCGGgcattgcattttgcatgcgCTGCTTAGGCGCATGCGCCTTTCcaaaggagaaggaggagtAGCAAAGCCGAAGCGGGGGGTTCCGGACTGTGGGCAATGAATGCGTAATATTAGCACGCAGCACACATCACACATAACATAGCACGCTTGCCGGCTGCCGCATCGCATCTGATTGATGGCCAGTCGGCGCACTTGGTCAAGGGCATGTCTTAGTTGCTACTTGTAAGACCTGCACAAGTGGTCTACTTACCAGCCAATCGGGGAGCTGCCAATGCTGGTGAAGGGATCGTCGTAGGCATCGTAGAAGTCCTCCTCGCCCTCGCTGCTCGAGTATGAGGTCGCTGGCACAATTAAACCCAAAGGAGCGGTGGTGGCTGCCAAGATTAATGCCAGATTATCGGGGGTAATGCAAATTGAGCTTTCGCATTGATTTCGAACCGCTTGACCCTGGCTCGATGACCAGTTGCTTGGCCAAGAGCACTCACCGTTCTCAGTGGCCGAGTCTTCCTCGTCGTCCACCAGCTCACCCTTGCCTATTACTTGACCTTCTAGCGGCACCTTAAGGCCACCTGCCTGGACGTTGTTACAACTGCCCATGGCAACTCCACTGGTTGAGGAACTAGTGGAGGCCGTGGCCGGTGGACCGTTGTAGATTCCATTTATTGGGTGGGCCATGTTTTTGGCAATCTGCAGGCTGACAATCGAGTGCTTAATGTGATCCAGCATGGCCTGAAATGAGAACTACGTATTAGCCAACGGGAGTGGTGAAAAAAGTGGTTTGGCTTTGCCAAAGTTTGCAGACGAAGTGAGCAGCTGCCATGGGTGGACAGCTGCCGGTCGATTGACATTCTCTCAGGCTTTTGCATCTGGCCGCCTCTTAACCCTGAACTTGCATTGGAAATCGATATGAGTGGGTGGCCCAGTGGGCCTGGATATACGATTCCAACCAAAAACTTCactgggaaaacaaaaacacacaatcCCGTATCCGAATTCTCTAAATTCCCAGCATTTCAAGGAAATCGAATTACATTTAAGGTTTAAAGGCTACAATTAGAGCTAATCCGCAATGGAGTTTCTGGACCCAAAGATCCACAGCGCCGACAAGTTGTGCGACCAATTCGAAGAGTATAAAAAGAAGCGTGAGGAAGCGCACTTGGAGCTGAAGAACAAGGTGAACACCATGTTCAATTTGAAAGCGGATATCAAGGAGCTCAACGAAAATATGGAAACACTTCGCATTGGAATGCAACAGCTGGATGACCAGCAGAAGGTTCAGCTGCATCAGGGAAAGCTAATGTCTCAGTCGATGTTCGGTACCATTGAGGCTGCTCCTCCAGATGAAGGACAAGTCCCTTTGAAGGACGAAGATACCATACCCAACAAGCTCTTGATAAAGTCCGAGGTAAAAAAATGTCTCTTTGAGGGCTGCCAAAGGCGAATAGACAGCcagttgcttttgctgcaCTACCTATGTGATCATGAGAACAAGGAAGCTTCCTTTCAGCGCTTTCTTCCCGTAGTGAAACATGAACGGGCTGTGCTTTCTTTTAAGCCGACGAGCTGTAAGAATCCTGATAATCAGGTGTTGGGACTCCTGGCTTACAATGCACAACAGTTATTGATATCCCAGCGGCAATGTGAGCCCTATAACAGCTTCCCGCTGAACCAACACTCGCACCTGGATAGTCACATCCCGTTGGTGGTGCTAATTTCCCAGACATTGCCCAATACGGCTCTGCGGAATAGGCGTTCACCAGATAGCCACAGAAACAGTGAGTTCGTCCTCTGGCTGGTTACACCCAGCGACGGACTGCAGTTGAACGTTACGCTCAGTCTCTATGGAAGAGATGTTGCACTAAGAACCAGCTGTGTTTTAGGTGTTCGAAAGGTTAATAATAACCGGGACGCGGACTATTACATGGCAGTCGACGAAAGTTACTGGCGTCTGACGTACGCCGAAGTGGAGAAACTCTCAAACAACTTTCGTGACGAACTCCACCTGGAGGTTGTAGTTACTGAGTCCGAGGGAAACGTGTAACCTCTGCTTACTTACATTTGCGTTGTCCTGGAGTGCCTTGCACTTAGACTGCTCCGCCGGATCGGTCAGCTCCGCGATGCGTTTG
The sequence above is drawn from the Drosophila melanogaster chromosome 2R genome and encodes:
- the CG12923 gene encoding uncharacterized protein, isoform A; translated protein: MEFLDPKIHSADKLCDQFEEYKKKREEAHLELKNKVNTMFNLKADIKELNENMETLRIGMQQLDDQQKVQLHQGKLMSQSMFGTIEAAPPDEGQVPLKDEDTIPNKLLIKSEVKKCLFEGCQRRIDSQLLLLHYLCDHENKEASFQRFLPVVKHERAVLSFKPTSCKNPDNQVLGLLAYNAQQLLISQRQCEPYNSFPLNQHSHLDSHIPLVVLISQTLPNTALRNRRSPDSHRNSEFVLWLVTPSDGLQLNVTLSLYGRDVALRTSCVLGVRKVNNNRDADYYMAVDESYWRLTYAEVEKLSNNFRDELHLEVVVTESEGNV